Proteins encoded by one window of Cervus canadensis isolate Bull #8, Minnesota chromosome 18, ASM1932006v1, whole genome shotgun sequence:
- the RIPOR1 gene encoding rho family-interacting cell polarization regulator 1 isoform X2 yields the protein MSAKKRGSPARTHSMMSLSVRPQRRLLSARVSRSQSFAGVLGSQERGPRSFPAFSPPGPPRKPPALSRVSKMFSVAHPAPKVPQPERLDLVYTALKRGLTAYLEVHQQEQEKLQGQIRESKRNSRLGFLYDLDKQVKSIERFLRRLEFHASKIDELYESYCVQRRLRDGAYNMVRAYSTGSPGSREARDSLAEATRGHREYTESMCLLESELEAQLGEFHLRMKGLAGFARLCVGDQYEIYMKYGRQRWKLRGRIESSGKQVWDSEETVFLPLLTEFLSIKVTELKGLANHVVVGSVSCETKDLFAALPRVVAVDINDLGTIKLSLEVTWSPFDKDDQPSAASTVNKASTVTKRFSTYSQSPPDTPSLREQAFYNMLRRQEELENGTAWSLSSESSDDSSSPQLSGTARHSSAPRPLVQQPEPLPIQVAFRRAETSTSGPMDEEGAVAPALANGHAPYSRTLSHISEASVDAALAEASVEAADLESLVRGPSPPACPDPTHGEHPAPVPPALDAGHSATSPTLSTTGPAPSAHLGSANKTINSSSPELPTHTTTGSTSSAISPTLSAQSLTHSTTASTHKMVVSILTTTGPTPSTTGPVQTTTSPTHKPALATLTPAAPSPSTTDPVQTTTSLSHTVTNLTHTVTSATNKPMGSALITAGPTASATGPVQTTTSSTHAAPSPTHATSHSHITTSHSHTTVSPIHITTSPTHTTTGPTHTTASPTHTTTGPTHTTASPTYTTTGPTHTTASPTYTTTGPTHTTATTTPKAKMSTNTTTPNAKDPVQNTRNPTHSVTSPTLITVSPSTILDFAKLSSSSANTDPPHLGTDPLSGSYLASTPCTQADPVAPSTSHPSPACSSWEPLTSPSPDPPEAICQSPSLPPSPLAPLPQYPDPGVARASPAPVPGAAGGAGDRRLEEALGALVAALDDYRGQFPELQGLEQEVTRLESLLMRQGLTRSRASSLSITVEHALESFSFLNEDEDEDNDSPGDRPPNSLAPGAEDSLDSPTARPLSTECPALDAALVQHLYHCSRLLLKLGTFGPLRCQEAWALERLLREARVLEAVCELSRRWEMPATSAQEVVQFSASRPGFLTFWDQCTEGLSPFICPVERVLLTFCNQYSARLSLRQPGLAEAVCVKFLEDALGQKLPRSQAGPGEQLTIFQFWSYIEALDCSSMEAYVTETAEEVLLVRNLNSDDQAVVLKALRLAPEGRLQRDGLRALSSLLVHGNNKVMAAVSTQLRSLSLGPTFRERALLCFLEQLEDEDVQTRVAGCLALGCIKAPEGIEPLVYLCQTDTEAVREAARQSLQQCGEEGQSAHRRLEESLDALPRIFGPGSMASTAF from the exons ATGAGCGCCAAGAAAAGAG GGAGCCCCGCGCGGACTCATTCCATGATGTCCCTGTCGGTGCGGCCGCAGCGCCGCCTGCTCAGCGCCCGGGTCAGTAGGAGCCAGTCCTTCGCAGGCGTCCTCGGCAGCCAGGAGCGGGGGCCCAG GAGCTTCCCGGCCTTCAGTCCCCCGGGGCCCCCACGGAAGCCCCCAGCGCTCTCCCGGGTGTCCAAGATGTTTTCAGTGGCGCACCCGGCCCCCAAGGTCCCGCAGCCTGAGCGCCTGGACCTGGTGTACACTGCACTCAAGCGAGGCCTGAC GGCCTATTTGGAAGTGCACCAGCAGGAGCAGGAGAAACTCCAAGGACAGATAAGGGAGTCCAAGAGGAATTCCCGCCTG GGCTTCCTGTATGACCTGGACAAG CAAGTCAAGTCCATTGAACGCTTCCTGCGACGGCTGGAGTTCCATGCCAGCAAG ATTGATGAACTGTATGAGTCATACTGCGTGCAGCGGCGTCTCCGGGACGGCGCCTACAACATGGTCCGTGCCTACAGCACCGGCTCCCCGGGGAGCCGCGAGGCCCGGGACAGCCTGGCCGAGGCTACTCGAGGGCATCGCGAGTACACAGAG AGCATGTGTCTGCTGGAGAGCGAGCTGGAAGCACAGCTGGGCGAGTTCCACCTTCGGATGAAAG GGCTGGCCGGCTTTGCCAGGCTGTGTGTTGGCGACCAGTATGAG ATCTACATGAAATATGGGCGTCAGCGCTGGAAACTACGGGGCCGCATAGAGAGCAGTGGAAAGCAGGTGTGGGACAGCGAGGAAACCGTCTTTCTGCCTCTGCTCACGGAATTCCTGTCCatcaag GTGACAGAACTGAAGGGCCTGGCCAACCATGTGGTTGTAGGTAGCGTCTCCTGTGAGACCAAGGACCTGTTCGCTGCCTTGCCCCGGGTTGTAGCAGTGGATATTAATGATCTTGGCACCATCAAGCTCAGCTTGGAAGTGACATGGAG TCCCTTCGACAAGGATGACCAGCCCTCAGCTGCTTCTACTGTCAACAAGGCCTCCACAGTCACCAAGCGCTTCTCCACCTATAGCCAGAGCCCACCAGACACACCCTCGCTTCGGGAACAGGCCTTTTAT aATATGCTGAGGCGGCAGGAGGAGCTGGAGAATGGGACAGCATGGTCCCTGTCATCTGAATCTTCCGATGACTCATCCAGCCCACAGCTCTCAGGCACTGCCCGCCACTCCtcagcccccaggcccctggtGCAGCAGCCTGAGCCTCTGCCCATCCAAGTTGCCTTCCGTAGGGCTGAGACCTCCACTTCTGGGCCCATGGATGAGGAGGGGGCTGTGGCCCCAGCCTTGGCCAATGGGCATGCCCCCTACAGCCGGACTCTGAGCCACATCAGTGAGGCCAGTGTGGACGCCGCCCTGGCTGAGGCTTCAGTGGAGGCTGCAGACCTAGAAAGTCTAGTCCGGGGACCTAGCCCACCTGCGTGCCCAGATCCCACCCATGGGGAGCACCCTGCTCCTGTCCCTCCTGCCCTGGATGCTGGCCATTCTGCCACAAGCCCCACTCTTAGTACAACAGGCCCTGCCCCATCTGCTCACCTAGGGTCGGCTAACAAGACCATAAATTCTAGCTCTCCTGAACTGCCCACCCACACCACTACAGGCTCCACCTCTAGTGCCATAAGCCCTACCCTTAGTGCTCAAAGTCTCACTCACTCTACCACAGCTTCTACCCACAAGATGGTGGTCTCTATCCTCACTACCACAGGTCCTACCCCCAGTACCACAGGGCCAGTCCAGACCACCACAAGTCCCACCCACAAACCAGCGCTTGCTACCCTCACTCCTGCAGCTCCTAGCCCCAGTACTACAGACCCAGTCCAGACCACCACAAGCCTCAGCCACACTGTCACAAACTTGACACACACTGTCACAAGCGCTACCAACAAGCCCATGGGCTCTGCTCTCATTACTGCAGGCCCTACAGCCAGTGCCACAGGTCCAGTGCAGACTACCACTAGCTCCACCCACGCCGCCCCAAGCCCCACCCATGCCACAAGCCACTCCCACATCACCACAAGCCACTCCCACACTACTGTGAGCCCCATCCATATCACTACAAGCCCCACCCACACCACCACAGGCCCCACCCACACTACTGCAAGCCCCACCCACACCACCACAGGCCCCACCCACACTACTGCAAGCCCCACCTATACCACCACAGGCCCCACCCACACTACTGCAAGCCCCACCTATACCACCACAGGCCCCACCCATACTACTGCAACCACTACTCCCAAAGCCAAGATGTCAACTAACACCACTACACCCAATGCCAAGGACCCAGTCCAGAACACCAGGAATCCCACCCATTCTGTCACAAGCCCCACTCTTATAACTGTAAGCCCCTCCACTATTCTAGACTTTGCCAAGCTCTCCAGCTCTTCTGCAAATACAGACCCTCCCCACCTAGGCACTGACCCCCTATCTGGTAGTTACCTAGCCTCCACTCCTTGCACTCAGGCAGACCCCGTAGCCCCCAGCACCTCCCATCCAAGTCCTGCTTGTTCTAGTTGGGAGCCGCTCACAAGCCCTTCGCCGGACCCCCCAGAAGCCATCTGTCAGAGCCCAagtctccctccctcacccctagCCCCTTTGCCCCAGTATCCAGACCCTGGAGTGGCCAGAGCTTCTCCGGCCCCAGTTCCAGGGGCAGCTGGAGGGGCTGGGGACAGGAGGCTGGAAGAGGCTCTGGGGGCCCTGGTGGCTGCCCTGGATGACTATCGTGGCCAGTTCCCTGAACTGCAGGGCCTGGAGCAGGAGGTGACCCGGCTGGAGAGTCTGCTCATG AGACAAGGCCTGACTCGGAGCCGGGCCTCCAGTCTCAGCATCACTGTGGAGCACGCCCTGgagagcttcagcttcctcaacGAGGATGAAGATGAAGACAATGACAGTCCTGGGGACAG GCCCCCAAACAGCCTAGCACCTGGGGCTGAGGACAGCCTCGACTCGCCCACTGCCCGACCCCTCAGCACAGAGTGTCCAGCTCTGGATGCTGCCTTGGTCCAGCACCTGTATCACTGCAGCCGCCTCCTGCTG AAACTGGGCACATTTGGGCCCCTGCGCTGCCAGGAGGCATGGGCCCTGGAGCGGCTACTGCGGGAGGCCCGAGTGCTTGAAGCAGTATGCGAGCTCAGCAGGCGATGGGAAATGCCTGCCACCTCTGCCCAGGAAG TGGTGCAGTTCTCGGCCTCTCGGCCTGGCTTCCTGACCTTCTGGGACCAATGCACAGAGGGACTCAGCCCTTTCATCTGCCCTGTGGAGCGGGTGCTCCTCACCTTCTGCAATCAGTACAGCGCCCGTCTCTCCCTGCGTCAGCCAGGCTTAGCCGAGGCCG TGTGCGTCAAGTTCCTGGAGGATGCCCTGGGCCAGAAGCTGCCCCGGAGCCAGGCAGGCCCTGGAGAGCAGCTCACCATCTTCCAGTTCTGGAGTTACATCGAAGCCTTGGACTGCTCCTCCATGGAGGCCTATGTAACTGAGACAGCTGAGGAGG TGTTACTGGTGCGGAATCTGAACTCTGATGACCAGGCTGTTGTGCTGAAGGCCCTGAGGTTGGCACCTGAGGGGCGGCTTCAAAGGGATGGACTCCGGGCCCTCAGCTCTCTGCTTGTCCACGGCAACAACAAGGTCATGGCTGCTGTCAGCACTCAGCTCCGGAGCCTGTCGCTGGGCCCCACCTTCAGGGAAAGG GCCCTGCTGTGCTTCCTGGAACAGCTGGAGGACGAGGATGTGCAGACCAGAGTGGCCGGCTGCCTGGCTCTGGGCTGCATCAAG GCTCCAGAAGGCATTGAGCCCCTGGTGTACCTCTGCCAGACGGACACAGAAGCTGTGAGGGAAGCAGCTCGGCAGAGCCTGCAACAGTGTG GAGAAGAGGGACAGTCTGCCCACCGAAGGCTGGAGGAGTCACTGGATGCCCTGCCCCGCATCTTTGGGCCCGGCAGCATGGCCAGCACAGCATTCTAA
- the RIPOR1 gene encoding rho family-interacting cell polarization regulator 1 isoform X4 → MSAKKRGSPARTHSMMSLSVRPQRRLLSARVSRSQSFAGVLGSQERGPRSFPAFSPPGPPRKPPALSRVSKMFSVAHPAPKVPQPERLDLVYTALKRGLTAYLEVHQQEQEKLQGQIRESKRNSRLGFLYDLDKQVKSIERFLRRLEFHASKIDELYESYCVQRRLRDGAYNMVRAYSTGSPGSREARDSLAEATRGHREYTESMCLLESELEAQLGEFHLRMKGLAGFARLCVGDQYEIYMKYGRQRWKLRGRIESSGKQVWDSEETVFLPLLTEFLSIKVTELKGLANHVVVGSVSCETKDLFAALPRVVAVDINDLGTIKLSLEVTWSPFDKDDQPSAASTVNKASTVTKRFSTYSQSPPDTPSLREQAFYNMLRRQEELENGTAWSLSSESSDDSSSPQLSGTARHSSAPRPLVQQPEPLPIQVAFRRAETSTSGPMDEEGAVAPALANGHAPYSRTLSHISEASVDAALAEASVEAADLESLVRGPSPPACPDPTHGEHPAPVPPALDAGHSATSPTLSTTGPAPSAHLGSANKTINSSSPELPTHTTTGSTSSAISPTLSAQSLTHSTTASTHKMVVSILTTTGPTPSTTGPVQTTTSPTHKPALATLTPAAPSPSTTDPVQTTTSLSHTVTNLTHTVTSATNKPMGSALITAGPTASATGPVQTTTSSTHAAPSPTHATSHSHITTSHSHTTVSPIHITTSPTHTTTGPTHTTASPTHTTTGPTHTTASPTYTTTGPTHTTASPTYTTTGPTHTTATTTPKAKMSTNTTTPNAKDPVQNTRNPTHSVTSPTLITVSPSTILDFAKLSSSSANTDPPHLGTDPLSGSYLASTPCTQADPVAPSTSHPSPACSSWEPLTSPSPDPPEAICQSPSLPPSPLAPLPQYPDPGVARASPAPVPGAAGGAGDRRLEEALGALVAALDDYRGQFPELQGLEQEVTRLESLLMQRQGLTRSRASSLSITVEHALESFSFLNEDEDEDNDSPGDSASGHLPPHPCSVCLPRQSLSAPESPAPPLFLGLTLNPRYERALSVPPCASWVPQHQPPLSGSQSAQRPRPLGSLSRSGLCQLPVEDLARPLFPPMLHRLRPRAPRPLGHNLSQSTLCRPSRLQPYSRPSWPQRSWRL, encoded by the exons ATGAGCGCCAAGAAAAGAG GGAGCCCCGCGCGGACTCATTCCATGATGTCCCTGTCGGTGCGGCCGCAGCGCCGCCTGCTCAGCGCCCGGGTCAGTAGGAGCCAGTCCTTCGCAGGCGTCCTCGGCAGCCAGGAGCGGGGGCCCAG GAGCTTCCCGGCCTTCAGTCCCCCGGGGCCCCCACGGAAGCCCCCAGCGCTCTCCCGGGTGTCCAAGATGTTTTCAGTGGCGCACCCGGCCCCCAAGGTCCCGCAGCCTGAGCGCCTGGACCTGGTGTACACTGCACTCAAGCGAGGCCTGAC GGCCTATTTGGAAGTGCACCAGCAGGAGCAGGAGAAACTCCAAGGACAGATAAGGGAGTCCAAGAGGAATTCCCGCCTG GGCTTCCTGTATGACCTGGACAAG CAAGTCAAGTCCATTGAACGCTTCCTGCGACGGCTGGAGTTCCATGCCAGCAAG ATTGATGAACTGTATGAGTCATACTGCGTGCAGCGGCGTCTCCGGGACGGCGCCTACAACATGGTCCGTGCCTACAGCACCGGCTCCCCGGGGAGCCGCGAGGCCCGGGACAGCCTGGCCGAGGCTACTCGAGGGCATCGCGAGTACACAGAG AGCATGTGTCTGCTGGAGAGCGAGCTGGAAGCACAGCTGGGCGAGTTCCACCTTCGGATGAAAG GGCTGGCCGGCTTTGCCAGGCTGTGTGTTGGCGACCAGTATGAG ATCTACATGAAATATGGGCGTCAGCGCTGGAAACTACGGGGCCGCATAGAGAGCAGTGGAAAGCAGGTGTGGGACAGCGAGGAAACCGTCTTTCTGCCTCTGCTCACGGAATTCCTGTCCatcaag GTGACAGAACTGAAGGGCCTGGCCAACCATGTGGTTGTAGGTAGCGTCTCCTGTGAGACCAAGGACCTGTTCGCTGCCTTGCCCCGGGTTGTAGCAGTGGATATTAATGATCTTGGCACCATCAAGCTCAGCTTGGAAGTGACATGGAG TCCCTTCGACAAGGATGACCAGCCCTCAGCTGCTTCTACTGTCAACAAGGCCTCCACAGTCACCAAGCGCTTCTCCACCTATAGCCAGAGCCCACCAGACACACCCTCGCTTCGGGAACAGGCCTTTTAT aATATGCTGAGGCGGCAGGAGGAGCTGGAGAATGGGACAGCATGGTCCCTGTCATCTGAATCTTCCGATGACTCATCCAGCCCACAGCTCTCAGGCACTGCCCGCCACTCCtcagcccccaggcccctggtGCAGCAGCCTGAGCCTCTGCCCATCCAAGTTGCCTTCCGTAGGGCTGAGACCTCCACTTCTGGGCCCATGGATGAGGAGGGGGCTGTGGCCCCAGCCTTGGCCAATGGGCATGCCCCCTACAGCCGGACTCTGAGCCACATCAGTGAGGCCAGTGTGGACGCCGCCCTGGCTGAGGCTTCAGTGGAGGCTGCAGACCTAGAAAGTCTAGTCCGGGGACCTAGCCCACCTGCGTGCCCAGATCCCACCCATGGGGAGCACCCTGCTCCTGTCCCTCCTGCCCTGGATGCTGGCCATTCTGCCACAAGCCCCACTCTTAGTACAACAGGCCCTGCCCCATCTGCTCACCTAGGGTCGGCTAACAAGACCATAAATTCTAGCTCTCCTGAACTGCCCACCCACACCACTACAGGCTCCACCTCTAGTGCCATAAGCCCTACCCTTAGTGCTCAAAGTCTCACTCACTCTACCACAGCTTCTACCCACAAGATGGTGGTCTCTATCCTCACTACCACAGGTCCTACCCCCAGTACCACAGGGCCAGTCCAGACCACCACAAGTCCCACCCACAAACCAGCGCTTGCTACCCTCACTCCTGCAGCTCCTAGCCCCAGTACTACAGACCCAGTCCAGACCACCACAAGCCTCAGCCACACTGTCACAAACTTGACACACACTGTCACAAGCGCTACCAACAAGCCCATGGGCTCTGCTCTCATTACTGCAGGCCCTACAGCCAGTGCCACAGGTCCAGTGCAGACTACCACTAGCTCCACCCACGCCGCCCCAAGCCCCACCCATGCCACAAGCCACTCCCACATCACCACAAGCCACTCCCACACTACTGTGAGCCCCATCCATATCACTACAAGCCCCACCCACACCACCACAGGCCCCACCCACACTACTGCAAGCCCCACCCACACCACCACAGGCCCCACCCACACTACTGCAAGCCCCACCTATACCACCACAGGCCCCACCCACACTACTGCAAGCCCCACCTATACCACCACAGGCCCCACCCATACTACTGCAACCACTACTCCCAAAGCCAAGATGTCAACTAACACCACTACACCCAATGCCAAGGACCCAGTCCAGAACACCAGGAATCCCACCCATTCTGTCACAAGCCCCACTCTTATAACTGTAAGCCCCTCCACTATTCTAGACTTTGCCAAGCTCTCCAGCTCTTCTGCAAATACAGACCCTCCCCACCTAGGCACTGACCCCCTATCTGGTAGTTACCTAGCCTCCACTCCTTGCACTCAGGCAGACCCCGTAGCCCCCAGCACCTCCCATCCAAGTCCTGCTTGTTCTAGTTGGGAGCCGCTCACAAGCCCTTCGCCGGACCCCCCAGAAGCCATCTGTCAGAGCCCAagtctccctccctcacccctagCCCCTTTGCCCCAGTATCCAGACCCTGGAGTGGCCAGAGCTTCTCCGGCCCCAGTTCCAGGGGCAGCTGGAGGGGCTGGGGACAGGAGGCTGGAAGAGGCTCTGGGGGCCCTGGTGGCTGCCCTGGATGACTATCGTGGCCAGTTCCCTGAACTGCAGGGCCTGGAGCAGGAGGTGACCCGGCTGGAGAGTCTGCTCATG CAGAGACAAGGCCTGACTCGGAGCCGGGCCTCCAGTCTCAGCATCACTGTGGAGCACGCCCTGgagagcttcagcttcctcaacGAGGATGAAGATGAAGACAATGACAGTCCTGGGGACAG TGCTTCTGGCCACCTTCCTCCTCATCCCTGCAGTGTCTGCCTCCCCCGTCAGTCCCTGTCAGCTCCTGAGTCTCCagctcctcctctcttccttggCCTCACCTTGAACCCACGCTATGAACGAGCCCTTTCTGTGCCTCCCTGTGCGTCCTGGGTCCCTCAGCATCAACCTCCTCTGTCTGGATCCCAATCTGCCCAGAGACCCAGGCCCCTTGGCTCTCTGTCCCGGAGTGGCCTTTGCCAACTCCCAGTTGAAGATCTTGCGCGGCCCCTCTTCCCTCCGATGCTGCACAGGTTACGACCCCGTGCCCCGCGCCCCTTGGGCCACAACCTCTCGCAGTCCACTTTGTGTAGGCCATCCCGCCTGCAGCCCTACTCCCGCCCGTCCTGGCCCCAGCGATCCTGGCGGTTGTAG